The Dictyoglomus sp. NZ13-RE01 genomic interval AAAAACAATAAAGAAGTAGCTGATTTTTTAGGTTTTAACGTGGAAGGAAAAAGCAAAGAGGAACTTTTTGAGTATGCTTTAAATATTGCGCTTTTTAGGGCAATTGCAGAAATTTTTGGGAAAGAATGGGGATTTTGCAGAGGAAGAGGAGGCTCCATGCATATAGCAGACTTCAGTCTGGGACATTTAGGGGCAAATGCAATTGTTGGTGGAAGTATGGGAATTGCAGTGGGGTCTGCAATGGCTTCCAGGTTTATGGAGGATGGAAAGGTTACTTTATGTTTTGTGGGAGATGGGGCAATGAATACAGGTATTTCCCATGAGGCAATGAATATGGCTTCTATGGCACAATTCACTAATGGACTTATGAGCAAAAAATTTGGTGTACCAGTAATTTTTATGGTTATGAATAATCAATATGGAGAATCTGGTCAACAAAGAGGAGAAGTCACAGGTATTGATTATATAGCAGAAAGAGGATTTGCCTATAACAAAAAGGGAATGCACGCAGAAGTTGTAAACGGGATGAATGTTTTAGCGGTAAGAGATGCAGTAAAAAGAGCAGTTAATTTGGCAAGAAATGGGGAAGGACCAATTCTTTTAGAATTCTGGGGCTATAGATTTATGGGACATTCATTAAGTGATACTTTAGATAAACCTGATAATGCCACATATAGAAGCTATGATGAGCTTCAAGCCTGGAGAAAATTTGATCCTATTGAATTATATATTAAAGAATTAGTAGAGGCTGAAGTATTAAGTTTGGAAGAAATAGACAATCTAAAAAGGGAGTTTAGATTGAGAAATGAGAATATGGCTATTAAAGCAATAGAATCCCCAAACCCTGATCCCAAAGATATGACTCTATACGTTTTTAAAGAAAATGGTATAAGTAGCGATGTTCCTGAGAAATTTAGAAATGTTCAGGTAATTAAAGAGCCAGCTTTTAAAGATAGAGACGAAAATGTCGAAATTAATTATAGGGAAGCAATTATTGAAGCATTATATCAAGAAATGAAAAGAGACAAAAGAGTTATATTATGGGGAGAGGACATCGCTGATTATGGTGGATCTTTTGGAGAAACCAAGGGACTTCTTGAGATCTTTGGGAGAGATAGAATTTTTAATACCGCAATTTCTGAGGCTGCAATAGTTGGAGCAGGGATTGGGGCAGCCATGAGAGGTTTAAGACCAGTTGTAGAGATTATGTATATAGACTTTATACTAATTGCTATGGACCAAGTGGCAAATCAGGCAGCAAAGATGAGGTATATGTCTGGAGGACAAGCGGAAATTCCATTAACTATTATAACTACCATAGGTGGAGGAAAAGGATACGCAGGTCAACATTCCCAAAGCATAGAATCTATTCTTACCCATTTTCCTGGTTTAAAAGTTGTCGCACCTTCTGATGCTTACGATGCAAAAGGTCTTTTAATTTCAGCCATTAGAGATGATAATCCTGTAATTTATATAGAACATCAAAATTTATTGCAAGATCCTTTACTTTCATCCCTATCAAAAAGAAAAGTACCAAAAGAAGAATATTTAGTTCCTATTGGAAAGGCGGACATAAAAAGAAGAGCTAAAAACTATGATAAAAGTATAACTATTGTATCATGGTCCGCTATGCTGTATGCAGTCTTAAAAGCTGCTAGTGATCTTGAAAAAGAAGGAATAGAAGTAGAAGTAATAGATTTAAGAAGTCTATATCCTTTGGATGTAGAAACCATCATAAATTCTGTTAAAAAAACTGGAAAATTAGCTGTGGTAACCCAAGGAGTATCTTTTACATCCTTATCTTCTGAAATAGTAACACAAGTTGTGGAAAAAGCAGGAAGCTATTTGAAAAAACCCCCTCTCAGAATTTCAGCCCCTTATTGTCCACCACCAGCATCCCCTATATTAGAAAAAGCCTTCCTACCAAGTGACAAAACTATCATAGAAGAAGTAAAGAAATTGTTTTAAGGGGAGGTAACAATGGTTAAAAAGTTTGTTTTACCGAAAGTAAGTGAAGTGATGGAGGTTGGTACTATAACTTCTTGGTTGAAAAAAGAAGGAGATTATGTAAAAAGAGGTGAACCTCTTTTAGAGATAGAGGTAGAAAAAGCAGTTATAGAGTTAGAAAGTGAAGAAGAAGGATATTTAAAGAAAATACTTGTTAAGGAAGGAGAAACTGTACCTATAGGAACTGTTTTAGCCTACATAACAGATACTTTGGAAGAGGAAATCGAGTTAACAGAAGAGAAAAAGGAAGAAAAAGCAGAGGAAAAGAAAGAAACAAAATCTATTCCATTATCCACTATGAGAAAAACAATTGCTGAAAGACTCTCTAAGAGCAAACAAACTATTCCACATTTTTACGCCATTGTGGATGTAGATGTCACAGAACTTTATAATTTCAAATCCTCTTTAGAAAATATTAAATATGATGACCTAATAATTAAGGCGACAGCCTTGGCTTTAAAGGATTTTCCTCTTTTAAATTCCCGATGGAAGGAAAATGAGATAGAACTTTTGGATAATATAAATGTTGGTTTTGCAGTATCCTTAGGAGATGAAGGGCTTATCGTCCCTGTTATAAAAGATGCTGATAAGAAGTCCTTAAGTGAGATTGCAAAGGAAAGAAATTCATTAATTGAAAAGGCAAAATCTGGGAAACTAAGTCTTGAGGATATATCCAATGGTAGTATCACTATTAACAATGTAGGGGTTTTTGGAGTCTCTGCAATTCTTGCCATAATTAATCCTCCTGAAACTGCCATATTAACCTGCGGTACCATTCAAGATAAACCTGTAGTAATAAATGGAGAAATAAAGATTAGGAAAATAATGCAAGTTACCATCTCCGCAGACCATAGAGTTATAGATGGAGCCTATGGTTCAAGATTTCTTATGAAGGTAAAAGAAATTTTAGAAAACCCAGGTATTTTAAATTCATAGGAGGAAAAAATATATGTCTGTTGAGACTATTGCGTTAAGAATGTATGGGAAAATGGATTTAAGATTAGAAAAATTTGATCTCCCAGAAATTACTGATGAAGAGATATTAGCAGAAATAATTTCTGATACCAGTTGTCCCTCCACATACAAAGAGATAACTCAAGGACCTGAACATCCTCGTGTTCCTAAGGATATTGATAAGAATCCAGTAATAGTTGGACATGAGATGGCAGGAAGAATCCTCAAAGTAGGTAAAAAATGGAAAGATAAATATCAAGAGGGACAAATGTTTACCATTCAACCCGCTTTGCTATACGAAAAAGGACCTGTAGGCGTACTTAGTGCTCCAGGCTACTCTTATAAATTTTTAGGTGGACTTGCCACAAAGGTTATTCTTCCCAATGAAGTAATGGAACAAAACTGTCTATTAATTTATGAAGGAGATTCCTTCTTCAAAGGTTCCTTAGTAGAACCAATATCGTGCATTGTGGGAGCTGTTAATGCCCAATATCATACCCAAGAAAGAAACTATGAGCATATTATGGGGATAAAGAGGGGCGGGAAATTAGCCCTTCTTGGAGGGGCAGGACCAATGGGACTTGGGTTCTTAGATTACTTTATTAATGGACCTCAAAATCCAAGTTTACTTGTTATTACTGATATTGATGACTCTAAGTTAGAAAGGGCAAAAAGAGCTTATCCCGTAGAAAAAGCAAAGACTAAGGGTATCGATTTGAGATTTGTTAATCCTCTCAAAGATGATTCCTATAAAAACATCCAATACGACGATATTTTTGTTTTATACCCCAGTAGCAAATTGGTTGAAGAGGCAGATTCATTACTTGCCAGAGACGGCTGTCTAAACTTCTTTGCAGGTCCTACAGACCACAATTTTACTGCATGTATCAACTTTTTCAAAATTCACTATGAAAAACATCATATAGTGGCAACATCTGGAGGAAATGCTGATGATATGTGGTTTGCTTTAGATTTAGTTTCAAAAGGAGTTCTAAATCCGGCCCCTATGATTACCCATGTTGGCGGAATAAACTCTGCAAGAGATGTATTACTAAACTTTCCAAAGCTTCCTGGTGGGAAAAAATTAATCTATACACACCTTAATTTTCCTCTCTCTGATATTGACGATTTTGAAAGATTAAGCTATGAAGGTCCAGAACAATTAAGAGAGATATATAAAGATTTGCATGAGATTGTAAAGAGAAATGGAGGCTGGTGGTGTGCAGAGGCAGAAAAATACTTGTTAAGCCATAAAGAATTAGAGATCAAATTATGAAAATTGGATTACAATTTGGAGCAGGAAATATTGGTAGAGGATTTATTGGAGATCTTCTCCATAGATCAGGATATAAAATAGTTTTTGTAGATTCTAATAAAGAGTTAGTAAATATGCTAAGAGAAAGGGGAAATTATCCCTTAAAACTTTTTGATGTAGATGGGAGTTCAAAAGACTTAATTATTGATAATATATTATCATTTACCCTGGAAGATGAGGAAGAGATAAGTAATTACATATCAAAAGCAGATTTAATTTTTACGGCTGTAGGAGTAAAAAATTTGCCTGCCATTGCCCACTATATCTCTATGGGACTTAAAAAAAGATTTAAAGAAAATAGAGACTATTTAAACATATTCTTATGTGAAAATTTAAGTTCAGCTCCTGAAATACTTAAAAATAAGGTTTTGGAGTATCTAAATAACGATGAGAAGAAATACGTAGAAGATAAAGTAGGATTTGTAGGAACAACCATAGGAAGAATGGTAGCAGGCTCAGGTAAAAGATATGGATTTGAGGATCCTCTTCTTATTGTAGCAGAATCTTATGATGTAATTCCCTTCTCATTAAAGGACATAAAGGGAAAAATCCCTAATATTTATGGATTAAAACCATCAAAAGATTTTGACTTCGAAATAAAAAAGAAGTTATTTATTCATAACTTAGGACATGCAGTCATAGCCTACTTTGGCTACCTTAAAAATTATACTTATATCCATGAAGCAATAAAAGATGTAGATATCAAAAATATTTATGACCAGGCAATAAAAGAGGTAACATTAGCCATATTTAGTAAATATAAAGGTTTAGATAGAGAAGAGTTTGAAAATTACATAAGTAACTTAGAAGAGAGGTTCAAAAATCCCTTATTAATGGACCCTATATCCAGAGTAGGAAGAGATCCTATAAGAAAATTAGGTCCGGAAGATAGAATCATTGGTTCTGCTAAATTTTGCTTAAGCCAAGGAATATTCCCAGAAAATATTGCGTTAACTTGTTCTGCAGTTTTACTTTATGATTATCCTCAAGATGAAGAAGCTAATAATCTACAAAGGTTAATTAAGGAAAACGGAGTTGAATGGGTTTTGGTTAATATTTGCAAGCTTTCTTTAGATGAAGAATTTACGAAAAAGGTATTATATTATTACAAAAAAATTAAGAGGATATCTATATAGGAGGTTGAAAATATGGAATGCCAAGTTTTAAAAGATAGAGTAGCCATAGTTACTGGAGCTGCTCAAGGCTTAGGAGAGGCATTAGCTTATAGATTGGCAAAAGAAGGTTGTTCAGTTACTGTAGCAGATATAAAGATAGATAAGGCCAAAGAGGTTGCAGAAAGAATAACTAAAGAATATGGAAGACCTGCTATTGCTATAAAAACAGATGTTACAAATGAGGATGAAGTAAAAAACATGGTAGAAAAAACTGTAGAAAATTTTGGAAAGTTAGATATTATGATAGCAAATGCAGGTATATTAATTGCCCACGACATAACAGAGTTTCCCTTAGAAGACTGGAAAAAGGTTATTGATGTAAATCTAACAGGTTATTTCCTATGTGCTCGTGAGGCGGCAAAGGTAATGGTTAAACAAAGATCAGGTGTAATTATTCAGATTAATTCAAAATCAGGTAAAAAAGGAAGCTTTAGAAATTGTGCCTACTCTGCTTCTAAATTTGGTGGTATTGGTCTTACTCAAAGTATTGCATTAGATCTTGCCCCCTATGGAGTTAGAGTTGTAGCGGTATGCCCTGGAGACCTCTTAGATTCTCCCCTTTGGAGAGATAGCCTATACGATCAATATGCAAAAAGGTTAGGAATTAGCAAAGAAGAGGTTAGAGAAAGATACCTAAAACAGATTCCTTTAGGAAGACCGTGCACATACGACGATGTGGCCAACTTAGTAGTATTTTTAGCAAGTGATTATGCATCATATATTACAGGAGATGCAGTTAATGTAACGGGTGGAGTAGAAATGAGGTGAAGCCATGCCAAAAAGAAAACTAATATTAGATATTGGAATAAATGGCGCCTTTTTAACAAGAAGATGGGAAGAGCCTGAAAATTTTATGAGGCTAACCAAGGAATTAG includes:
- a CDS encoding pyruvate dehydrogenase, with product MPKEISIFPEFEPGFIEVGGKVPKFQYNKSLKEELKEGNITKEESIDLLKCMLLIRNFEEMIYELRINKGKYGPIRYLYIGASHLSIGQEAVPTGGISVITKDDFITSTHRGHGDALAKSYFGLKQMNSEELKEFIKNNKEVADFLGFNVEGKSKEELFEYALNIALFRAIAEIFGKEWGFCRGRGGSMHIADFSLGHLGANAIVGGSMGIAVGSAMASRFMEDGKVTLCFVGDGAMNTGISHEAMNMASMAQFTNGLMSKKFGVPVIFMVMNNQYGESGQQRGEVTGIDYIAERGFAYNKKGMHAEVVNGMNVLAVRDAVKRAVNLARNGEGPILLEFWGYRFMGHSLSDTLDKPDNATYRSYDELQAWRKFDPIELYIKELVEAEVLSLEEIDNLKREFRLRNENMAIKAIESPNPDPKDMTLYVFKENGISSDVPEKFRNVQVIKEPAFKDRDENVEINYREAIIEALYQEMKRDKRVILWGEDIADYGGSFGETKGLLEIFGRDRIFNTAISEAAIVGAGIGAAMRGLRPVVEIMYIDFILIAMDQVANQAAKMRYMSGGQAEIPLTIITTIGGGKGYAGQHSQSIESILTHFPGLKVVAPSDAYDAKGLLISAIRDDNPVIYIEHQNLLQDPLLSSLSKRKVPKEEYLVPIGKADIKRRAKNYDKSITIVSWSAMLYAVLKAASDLEKEGIEVEVIDLRSLYPLDVETIINSVKKTGKLAVVTQGVSFTSLSSEIVTQVVEKAGSYLKKPPLRISAPYCPPPASPILEKAFLPSDKTIIEEVKKLF
- a CDS encoding L-sorbose 1-phosphate reductase; the protein is MSVETIALRMYGKMDLRLEKFDLPEITDEEILAEIISDTSCPSTYKEITQGPEHPRVPKDIDKNPVIVGHEMAGRILKVGKKWKDKYQEGQMFTIQPALLYEKGPVGVLSAPGYSYKFLGGLATKVILPNEVMEQNCLLIYEGDSFFKGSLVEPISCIVGAVNAQYHTQERNYEHIMGIKRGGKLALLGGAGPMGLGFLDYFINGPQNPSLLVITDIDDSKLERAKRAYPVEKAKTKGIDLRFVNPLKDDSYKNIQYDDIFVLYPSSKLVEEADSLLARDGCLNFFAGPTDHNFTACINFFKIHYEKHHIVATSGGNADDMWFALDLVSKGVLNPAPMITHVGGINSARDVLLNFPKLPGGKKLIYTHLNFPLSDIDDFERLSYEGPEQLREIYKDLHEIVKRNGGWWCAEAEKYLLSHKELEIKL
- a CDS encoding mannitol-1-phosphate 5-dehydrogenase codes for the protein MKIGLQFGAGNIGRGFIGDLLHRSGYKIVFVDSNKELVNMLRERGNYPLKLFDVDGSSKDLIIDNILSFTLEDEEEISNYISKADLIFTAVGVKNLPAIAHYISMGLKKRFKENRDYLNIFLCENLSSAPEILKNKVLEYLNNDEKKYVEDKVGFVGTTIGRMVAGSGKRYGFEDPLLIVAESYDVIPFSLKDIKGKIPNIYGLKPSKDFDFEIKKKLFIHNLGHAVIAYFGYLKNYTYIHEAIKDVDIKNIYDQAIKEVTLAIFSKYKGLDREEFENYISNLEERFKNPLLMDPISRVGRDPIRKLGPEDRIIGSAKFCLSQGIFPENIALTCSAVLLYDYPQDEEANNLQRLIKENGVEWVLVNICKLSLDEEFTKKVLYYYKKIKRISI
- a CDS encoding sorbitol-6-phosphate 2-dehydrogenase (catalyzes the conversion of sorbitol 6-phosphate into fructose 6-phosphate), with product MECQVLKDRVAIVTGAAQGLGEALAYRLAKEGCSVTVADIKIDKAKEVAERITKEYGRPAIAIKTDVTNEDEVKNMVEKTVENFGKLDIMIANAGILIAHDITEFPLEDWKKVIDVNLTGYFLCAREAAKVMVKQRSGVIIQINSKSGKKGSFRNCAYSASKFGGIGLTQSIALDLAPYGVRVVAVCPGDLLDSPLWRDSLYDQYAKRLGISKEEVRERYLKQIPLGRPCTYDDVANLVVFLASDYASYITGDAVNVTGGVEMR